In a genomic window of Flavobacterium sp. KACC 22761:
- a CDS encoding M20/M25/M40 family metallo-hydrolase: MKKTILLTALVLNGLTASFAQSNDEKNIKLFYKKALTEAKCYSWLEYLSNDIGSRLSGSKGAAEGVEYTKRQLESLGLDKVYLQEVTVPHWVRGEKETAFILDGKVKTAVPICALGGSVATPKTGITAEVIEVQSLDELKGLGDKVKGKIVFFNRPMNPENIGTFDSYSSAGDQRRSGAKEAAKLGAVGAIVRSLNLRLDDFPHAGAQSYGDLPKEQYIPAAAISTNGAELLSKTLKANPGIKFYFKQSCETLPDAQSYNVIGELKGTVTPENIIVVGGHLDSWDLADGSHDDGAGVVQSMEVVRILKNLNYKPKNTIRVVLFMNEENGGKGGAKYEEVAKQKNENHIFALESDSGGFTPRGFSIEADDANFKKLQEYKNLFEPYLIHNFTKGHAGSDIEHLTSKTIVKAGLQPDSQRYFDYHHAANDKFDAINKRELELGAATMTSLIYLVDQNGIVLPTAN, encoded by the coding sequence ATGAAAAAAACGATTCTTTTAACTGCTTTAGTTTTAAATGGATTGACCGCATCGTTTGCACAATCAAATGATGAAAAAAACATTAAATTATTTTACAAAAAAGCTTTAACCGAAGCTAAATGTTATTCTTGGTTAGAATATTTATCAAATGATATTGGAAGCCGCTTGTCTGGATCAAAAGGTGCAGCCGAAGGCGTAGAATACACTAAAAGACAACTAGAAAGTCTAGGTCTTGATAAAGTTTATCTGCAAGAAGTTACAGTTCCTCACTGGGTTCGCGGTGAAAAAGAAACTGCTTTTATCTTAGACGGAAAAGTAAAAACTGCTGTGCCAATTTGTGCGTTGGGAGGTTCTGTTGCAACTCCAAAAACTGGAATTACAGCTGAAGTAATCGAAGTACAAAGCCTTGATGAATTAAAAGGACTTGGAGATAAAGTAAAAGGCAAGATCGTATTTTTTAACCGACCGATGAATCCTGAAAACATAGGAACTTTTGATTCTTATTCAAGTGCTGGTGATCAAAGAAGAAGTGGCGCTAAGGAAGCTGCAAAACTTGGTGCAGTTGGTGCAATTGTACGCTCTTTAAATTTACGTTTAGATGATTTTCCTCATGCGGGAGCTCAAAGTTATGGTGATTTGCCAAAAGAGCAATATATTCCAGCAGCTGCAATTAGTACCAATGGAGCGGAATTGTTAAGCAAAACGTTGAAAGCCAATCCAGGTATAAAATTCTACTTCAAACAATCTTGCGAGACTTTGCCAGATGCTCAGTCGTATAATGTAATTGGAGAATTGAAAGGAACAGTAACTCCTGAAAATATTATTGTTGTTGGAGGACACTTAGATTCTTGGGATTTAGCCGATGGTTCTCATGATGATGGAGCAGGAGTAGTGCAAAGTATGGAAGTGGTTCGCATCTTGAAAAATTTGAACTATAAACCTAAAAACACAATTCGTGTGGTATTATTTATGAATGAAGAAAATGGTGGAAAAGGTGGTGCAAAATATGAAGAAGTTGCAAAACAAAAGAACGAAAACCACATTTTTGCTTTAGAAAGTGATTCAGGAGGTTTTACGCCAAGAGGATTTTCAATCGAAGCTGATGATGCTAACTTTAAAAAACTGCAAGAATATAAAAATCTTTTTGAGCCTTATTTGATTCATAATTTCACAAAAGGACATGCAGGATCTGATATCGAGCATTTAACTTCAAAAACGATTGTAAAAGCTGGTTTACAGCCAGATTCTCAACGTTACTTTGATTATCACCATGCAGCAAACGATAAATTTGATGCCATCAACAAAAGAGAACTTGAACTTGGCGCTGCAACTATGACATCGTTAATTTATCTAGTAGATCAAAACGGAATTGTTTTGCCAACCGCAAACTAA
- a CDS encoding YiiX family permuted papain-like enzyme has translation MKKQKYLFLIVTFILSFGCALFVAMKVFPNNPFSGKKVETAVFDKIQDGDIIFQTSESQQCEAVRIATNSKFSHCGIIYKINGDLFVFEAVQPVKLTPLQNWITHGKDNKYVLKRLKTTEILTPATMQKMKDYSQQFNGKEYDAYFEWTDNRIYCSELVWKIYKNAAGIELSKLRKLKDFNLTDERVQKILKERYGNNIPLEENVVAPSDLADSNLLKTVIDTY, from the coding sequence ATGAAAAAACAAAAATATCTTTTTCTCATAGTCACTTTTATATTGAGTTTTGGCTGTGCTTTATTTGTAGCCATGAAAGTTTTCCCGAATAATCCATTTTCAGGAAAAAAAGTCGAAACTGCAGTTTTTGATAAAATTCAAGATGGTGATATTATATTTCAAACTTCCGAATCTCAGCAATGCGAGGCTGTCCGAATTGCAACAAATTCTAAATTTTCTCATTGTGGCATTATTTACAAAATAAACGGAGATTTGTTTGTTTTTGAAGCCGTTCAACCTGTCAAACTTACACCTTTGCAAAATTGGATTACGCATGGGAAAGACAATAAATATGTTTTAAAGAGATTAAAAACTACTGAAATCTTAACTCCCGCAACAATGCAGAAAATGAAGGATTACAGCCAGCAATTTAACGGCAAAGAATATGATGCTTATTTTGAATGGACAGACAATAGAATATATTGTTCTGAATTGGTTTGGAAGATTTACAAAAACGCGGCCGGAATTGAATTATCAAAACTCAGAAAGCTAAAAGATTTTAATTTAACTGATGAAAGAGTTCAGAAAATATTAAAAGAAAGATATGGAAATAATATTCCGCTGGAAGAAAATGTTGTTGCTCCTTCAGATCTTGCCGATTCAAATTTATTAAAAACAGTGATCGATACTTATTAG